The DNA region ATTGAATGTTTTattacctacctactacctacctaccttttTTCCCAACGACCAGAAAAAGTCAGACGAGATTGCGAAAGCGAGAGAGGAAAGGCAGGGGAGAAATTATAATTGTACCAACatcaaaccaaaaccaaaacccttgtgccaaccccaaccccaacccacccccctccccgaaacCTACGAACCTACGTGTGCGATGCGATACAGCAACAGTTACGACTGCGTCTTCTCTACTACTTTACGATTTTGAGATACCCGGTGACAGAGTTGCCATTACTATtcttatttatatatttgTATTTGTTTGCTAGAGCGCTATGCATTGGTAGACACGAATATTCGGTAGATATGCTATCCCCAACATATGAAAAAGGGGCATAGGTGTCTAAAAATCTCGATATGATGGGAAGTGTTTGTGGAAAATTTAAGTTGGGAGGACGGGTCAAGGTTGAGGGATATAGCGTGTTTTGTTTCAGCAGGAATTTGGTAAGGGGAGCTCTTGCTTGATCAGGTAGCGTCTGGGGAATAAAAGAGGAGTTTACGAGTAGATCATTTGTATTTGTGAGGAGTATCAAAGGTGTCTAGAATCGTGCCAGCGGAATGACCAGGCTTGCTGGTTATTGCGgcaggcgagggaggtgggagctCTGAGCTTGATGACAGATCTCGAGTGGCTCTTGAAGTCTTGGTGATTGATGAAGTCGGAAGATGGAGTGAGGTAATGTGTTATTGTGGTAATATGGTAGTGTGTTAATGTGGTGAAGGGGTGATGTGATGTTGTGTTAATGTGCTAATGTGCTAATGTGCAAAAGTGGCATTGTGTCAAAGGGAAAGCAAAACAGAGACAGTGTACGAAGCTTTAGAAGCCGCTCTGGGACGGCTGGATTTGTTGGATTTTGTTTGGTATTACAGCAGACTCTGGCATGTCTGATAATCTCAGAACTGGTGATGCCGTTGCTGGCATTGCCGTCTGTCAGTGAACACACTACCCAAGAAGTCCTTTGCTACCATCGCTCCTTCCACTCTAGAGTACCTTCTCCTTATACCATCGCTCCTTACCAATCTGTCAGTATTTGTCCATTTCATCGTTCTTTCCCAACCATGTCACCCCTGCCCATCTTgactcctccttcctccccagagAGGTATTGCACGTGTCTGACAGAAGGCACGCTCCTTTCAATTTGCCCCAAGGTAGGAACTCCCTACCCCTTGTTCTGTTTTTGCACTTTCCTTCTTAACCAACACTTGATGCGGCTCTTGACACCTTACGTCTGGCCACAGCCTTCTCACGATAATTCCTCATCCTTTTACCCTCAGCTCTCGACCTCACCCAAGCCTCCAAGCCTCCAAGCATCGGACCGCGCACCTTGCCTTCCCCACGTTTTCCCTCCCGCAATAACGCCAACcatttttctctctccaaaATGTCCAGCAAATCCTATTTCCCCGGTGTGTGCGCGGTGTATGCCCAGTTAAAATGGCATGCGCCAACACTGCATTAATGCCCTACCTTCCCATACATGCGGAACATGCAAAACTGGCAAATACACCTGCCAACCGCTCAATAGATGCAGCCCCCCTTCCCGACGGCCCGCGTCCGCCTACATCTCTGGTCTTTGCCACAGTTTACTGCTGTTTACTGCTGAGTCTAGAACTGCTGAGCGATCTGTGTCAATCGCAGCGCATTTCATCCTATAATCGTGAGGACTATGACGGCAGGAGTACAGTCATCAATCATGGacgtcaccgccaccatgaTTGACAGTCACACAAGCCCTACGAGGTAGGAAGCTATTGCGCTAGGCATCTCCGGCCTCATCAATCTTTCGGCTCATGAACTGCACCGGGAGACTGAGTGCGAGACCTAATGAATGCATTGAAGCGGCGTAGGCCCATCACATGGAACACTCGGATTGCTTCCCCATGTCGTTGCGGGCTCAGCCGTTGTGACACCGGACAGTGAGTGAGAGGCTATGTGTAAGCCTGCAGGACCTCTTCCACATATCCTCAATGCGGCCggtttttgtttcttcgAGCCTCGACTCCCGCATCATCGTGAGGTGCTGTCCATCGATTGTTGGTTGAACCAACACAAATCCAATCCAACAAGCCAATTCAGTTTCCAACGTGGACcagaggggggaaaaggggcaatAATGTCATGTGaaccgcctccccccccccccttgcaTCAACAGCACTTTTGAACACGTCACGACGCAGCTTTCACAGACGTGGGAGGAAATGTGTGCGCGGGTAGACTCCCCGCTATGAGATagatggtgatggctttGGAGAGGCAAATGGGTATTACCCCTTCAAAACTCCAAGTCTGCAACTTACCACCCTCCCGCTCCTGCAGTGGCACATGCCACACCAACATTGACTTGTCCACTGTTGCTCTTTGGCAGAGAGAACAATGGGggttgaaaagaaaaactgAGAGTTTGCTGacctctctttctttcttgtttttctcAGATCGCACATAGCATGGTTGGTCCATGGTTCATGCTGTGTCACCACCCCTCAAGCTTACCACTCCTACACCCTCAAGTTCGACTCGAATTGACCGGATATGATGGGAATGGGGCACTTAATGTCCGTTCCGGTTTTCGGTGAGTGTTGCCGTCTAGGTCGTGGGCGCAATCAATATGAAGAAGGCTCGCAAACTGTaaggaaaacaaaaacacaaaacGGTAGATGACGAAGAACATAGCCACACATGCACGTCTAGAAACGCCGATATAACACTCtgattttatttttttgtaCATCTTATTTACTTTGTAGTCTGAGTAAGCAGTCATACTCGGTTAGGAGACAGGTCAATCACCCAGATTCCTACCCATCAAGTTCGAAAATTCCCATGTTCACAGATCTCGATCAGAGACACTTTTGGCGAAACTCTATGAGCAAGTGGCACCCTTTCGCACCGAGTCCCGACGACACAATGGTATGACCTTGAGGGACATAGACAATGTGGCGTTGATCCCCCATCATAGctaacctcctcctcgatcgCCGCGGGATGGAGGGACTGGTATACCGTCGAACGGGCGACAAAAAGGTGCAAGGTTTCATCAGCCTACCTAGCCAGTCCAGTTGGGTGCGAAGAGATGTTTTCCCTCCCGGATTACACACGACTCGAACGAATCGGCATCTTCCAAAACCCATCAACCGGCAaattcccctccctcaaaacccaATGAGATAAGTAGCGCATGCAGCCgcaaccctctcctcatGGTTCGACAATCCCCCCCGTATAAGCCACTTGTATCCTTGGCTGGCTGATGCGATCGCGATTGTACCCCAATGGAGGAGAATCAAAAAGGCAACGTTGAACAGAAGGGTAGCACGCAAAAACCTCGAGAGGGTGCGATTCTTCGAGATTCCGAGTTTTTCCCTCGAGGCCCACGAGGCAGTTCTTCAAAGGTCCTCAGCGACAAAAGGAAAACCTTGCATTGAGCGAGGCAGAGAAGACCTCCACGAATCATGTCGTGCCAGCGACCACCTGCATTCATTGGCCGGCATACAACCATTTATCgaaacccaacccacaccTTTCGgcgtcaagaagaacaagagtGAGAAGGGCGCGCTTACGCTTCGCTCACGTGTTGGCGCATACAAAAGTCTTATGAACAAACAGCACCAAGGTGTGGTAGTTGTGAAGTGAAAGGTGTAAGATATGTCATGTATCTCCCTGCGCGAGGTAAGGTATGCAACCTTGACAGGATCATGTGCTGGAGAACCATTGGCCAATAGTCTTTGGCAGCCGCAGACGGGAAAGAGGTGGTAAAAAAGTTGCAGCTACTTGCAGGTGCTTGATAACGGCTCATGGCATTTTGACAGGAATCAATATGTCTGTAGCCGCCAGAGGTTGGACAAGAAAGCCTCGAGAAACTCCATAACAGGAGGGTCCCATGCCCCATGCCGTCTTCTCGCCTTTGTCGCACCTTTAATAGTCAAGACAACTACCTCGCCTCGCAAGCGACAATGACTTTCCGTGATGACCCGCTGCCAGAACGGTCCAGGCTCGGATATCTAGGTGGGCATTGGAAGGAATACCCAAAGCGATCAACCGTGAGACCTGTCATTGGGCATGAGCACCAATTGCGTCAGATGCGTCACAAGCAGCAATTCCTCTGTGAACGAGCGGACGGCCAAGTGCGCTGCCACCCGCAGCTGGCCTCTTGCTGGTGGTACACTTGTACGCGTCTAGGTCATGACCGAGCCATCAAGGAGGCAAATCGCAATGCACAGGATCATCACCTGTCACGCCGGTCAAGGCTCAGAGAGCCTTTCCAAACCATCGGGTACGGCATTCGAGGATAACAAGGGCACCATCCGACAACTTGGATGATCACAGACGGTAAAGGAGAACAGCCTTCTTTAGACCTCGACAGTCAACGTCAGCTGAGGAGACTGCGCATCAGCTTGTGTGGCAGTACTCTGGGTATGAGGTGACCAGTCCACCGGAGATCGGACGAGATCCTTCACACATCCACATGAAATAGCCGCGTTTCCACGGCAGATCAACAGAGACCAGTCTCATACACTTGATCGCCAGGAGCCCCATCCAAAGCCCTTTCGCGATCTCGCGCGCCTGTCCCCAAACGCCGAGCTACGGTGAAGTCAGGGCAGTTTCTGTATGAGGAAGATATGtgctcatcatcccccccgcCGTTCCCCCCCGGCGGGATGACACCGGCAGCAGCCGTGATGGATGGGCATCTGAGACATAGGAAAACCTCCCCGGACAGATTTGATCTGGTCGCCTTCTTTCACCCCAGATTCAGGCGCCAAAAGCGATCCCTGGGAATCATCAGTCAGCCCGCAGTCCACCTCGCAATGTCAGCATTTTGGGTAGTGTCTCCCCAGTGATACGGGTCTCTTCGGGCAGCAGGACGACAGAGCGGAGCCATGTTGCGAAAGCCTTGCAAATGAACAGATAAACAGCCCCAGCTCGCGAATGGCATCAAGGAAAGAAGCGTTGTCGGCCACGTGCTGGCgtgctggggttggtgttgaggccCGATATGTTGACGAATGAACGCTTGACACAAGTCAACATAAAAAGAATGGCGGACGCTCAATGGTCCTGGCCTGCATAGGGGAACAGTCGCTACTCCATATGCGGAGAATAGCCCACAGCGCCAAGCTCTAAACGGCCATCTCAAGACTTTGGCCAGTGAGCAGATCTGGATTGAGGTGACTTGGTCGCTGCCAGCTCGTTCAACTCTTTGAAGAGGTTGGGCTCGGCAAACAGACCATCTCATGCCATGACATGCTGCCGAGCAAGTAGTCTTCGCCGACCGGAGCATCCACGCTTGTGATGCCGTAACAACCATTCTCCGAGAAACACAACGCACAAGTGAGCGCGGCACTAGATAGCTGGCCCCTCGTTGTCCttgttgaagctgttgatCCTCCAAACATTCAAGCTTCAGCTTTGGACAAGTCCCACAACAAAACAGTGGGTGTTCTATCTTTCAGCGGGAGACCGTGCGCTCATTGGCAGCAGATAGCCCAGGTGGGCTGGGCATGGCTTTCCCGAGGCCATTGACGTTCAATTGGATGGTGATAGTTGCATCGTTGAGTAAGTGGTGTGTTCATGAGAAATCCGTCGTCGGTGGTTGCAGGCCTTCCCCACGATTTGGTCGCAGCCAATGGGGCCCGGATGGCCTATGCAAGCCTCGATTCCCGTCCCCTCACGCGTTGCCCACCCTTTCACCACAGCTTGTGCCTTTGAGCTTGGGACTCAGTATGGTTGGGCTCCGTCAAAGGTACCGGCGTCGACAGGCGCTTCTGGCGTTTTTTCTTCCCGCTGATGCAGCTGCCACGTACAGCCTGTTGGTGAGGACTGTGGCTGGTGACGCCCTGCACTCTCTGGTCCTAGGGGACGTCGTCCGTGTTGCCGTGCTCTGTTGTTCAAGGATATCCCAGCAAGGTAGTTTTGAGAATGCCATGATAGCCGCCATATGCAATTCTCTGATCAGCCAAGCAGATGTGGTTGATAACATTCAGAAATAGGGGTTGTGGTTACGGCGACGTCCACGGCATCGGTTGACTAGAAGAAACGAGAAGGAACCAGGAAGCCAGCCGGTTTGCTACGAACGCTTCGTTGTCCATGTCCACCATTTGCTGCAAGAATAGGATATCTCGACATGACTGCTGTGTTGTTGGAATGAAGTGCAATCGAAACGATGCCGACCTTGTCGACAGTGCAACGCAACGCAGCGTTACCTTGGGCGATGCTGCAGAAACATTACGTCGATGACCCGGGATGTCTGCTGCCAACCGCAGCAGGATGACTGATGCTGTCAGGATGGTGGACTTGGAGACATGCAGGATTTGCGTGTGCCCGTATTTCGAACGTGCCCGTGACAAAGCCAGCTGATGTGAACGGTTCGTCGCACATCGTTGTGGTTGTTCGATGAGAGAGGTTGGAAAAAAATGCTCCGGCTGTAAAGTAGGGAAAAAAATGTTTCAGcgcaagagcagcagctgcCGCTCAAGTCCGAAGAAAGTGTCAGCGTCATCCCATTGAGAATGATCCCTTCCTGCAGTGTCAGGAGGCCAGAATGTTAGGGGACCCTCCGAGCGTTTGGCACTGTCCCAACAGCCCACGGTAGCTGCATGAGTGGCATGTTCCGGCGTTACCAGTTTGGTGTCTTTTCCCTACGCCCCCACGTGGACCTCTACCTGGACGGGGGGCATGAGCGACTTTTACGGACTGCATCTACAGATTCGGTACGCAAATTGGAGTTTGGATTGAAGGGAACTGTCAACGGTCCTCCCTCACTCCTCCCACGCACTAAGTACCACCTGAGGATTCCCAATGAGGAGATGCTGTGAAAGGTGGACCAATCGCTACCGTGTGCTTATGGATACTTTCTGACCAATGACGACGGCGCACCAATCACAACTCACCTGCCACGTCCTGCATCTCTGCAagtggctggtgatggtgaagcaCAAATGGGCGGATGAGGGCGATGGCATGTACTGCCTCTATGTGCACCTCATCTGCCCGTCTCCGATGACCGCACCATCCTGGCTGGCCTGGGGCACGAAGGGGGGAGGTCCGTTTTTCCTGAGCGTTCTATGCAGCAGCATTAATGGGGTTGCACCAGGCTCTTTTACATGGTAGGAATTCTTAAAATCACGACGTCCCCATCCATCGACCTGAAGTGCTTCTACACTATCTGGGCCCTGTATGATCTGTCAACCGCTAGTGAAGCATCCCAAGACACTTCATCCAACGCCGCGACGCATCAACGTATCAACGCATCAAGGCAtctctgcttctgcttctgctcctgctcctgcttgTGCGTCTACATCTGCACAACCCACCTGTTCACTTTTCTGCCGCCCCGAATCTATTTGTTCGTTCGACCTGTCGAGGATTCAAAGCAACCACGGCACCTCAGCAAAACGCACGACGCCAGCTCCCCGCGTTTAATGCCCGACCTAACCTAAGAAGTTACCTGACACCTGCAGACCCCGAACAACGCAGCTGCAACCCTGTCTCTGTAGTTGCAGCCCCTGGCTCGACTCCGGCATACTATTCCGGACCCTTTCCAGTTCCCAAGGTCTTCAACGGCGCTGAGCTCGCTGCCGCCCAATCCGCCATCCCCTGGATATTGGGTCACTTTCTATAAGACCATACTGAACCCCCACCGGCCCTCCAAGCTCGggaccccccttttcttccccacttcaccatcaagaacagcaacaacaacagccataACTCGGACATCTCGTCTGAACAAACCCCTCAcctcttttcccccctcacgctctcaccatcctccccaccccttcttcactctactctcaccaccttctcacacacacacccctcaccatcctccaaTATGCCTCCTCCTACTCCCCCCAAAAGGCAAACACGCTCAAGtcactcctccaccagccagGAATCTCGAAATAGGAGGAGTAACGACTCATATGGCTCTAACTCAACTGCGCCCACCTCCCTCTACACCTCGCCCCGTCCCTCTGGCTTGAAGCGCTCCCCGCATCGACAGGAAGCAGTGGTACGTCCAGGAGTTACGACTACCGAAACGATGTCAGCCCTACCACTTCCCTCGACTCGCGCTCCTCCGTCGAGACATATGCCTCGACGACAGCTTCATCTGAGGATATTGCCACCCTGGACGACAAGTCGTTGGACTACGAGTACAACAGCATCCCGCCGCTTCCCGTGTACCGCCGCGAGCTTGTCGAGCCCAATGTCcgcccttcaaccccccaagaCTTCGCCAAACTCTTCCCCTCGCTCAACCGCCTGACAATTCGCCATGATGAGTTTACTTCCGACGGAAACATGAACTTGCGGATCGACACAGTGGTGACGGGACGGAGGAGAACGGCCATCCAGCTCTTCCATCTTCGCATGTACGATCTGGCCAAGCGGGAATTCTCGCTTCGTCGGTACTCGAGGGATTCTGGTCGCGAGGTTTGCAACTCGAAGCGCAAGTACACTGAGCCGGGCGCTCCTTCGAGGCCCCAATCCAGGGATCACGATGAGAGGCCAACGCTGAAGCGCTCCATGTCGACCGCGATCAAGAacttgggtggtggaaagccGGCTCTTCGCCGCGCGAAGTCGGGCATGGCAGCCTTGGGCCGCCCTGGCACGGGCTACTCAACTTccgatgccgatgatgaGATCTTCCACGATCGGAGTAACTTGTCTCGTCTGTCACTCGATCATCACAAGGCCCAGAGGCCGCAGCctaccaacaccatcaagcttGAGTTCAGCAACTATGCCCGCGTGGATGTGCATCGTCGGGgcagcaagaacaacaagcGCTACGAATTTGAGTGGTGGGGCCACAAGTACAGCTGGAAGCGTCACTTTGACAAGCAGCTGAACTCGGTGTCCTTCCACTTGATCCGAGACGGGAACTCCAGC from Podospora pseudoanserina strain CBS 124.78 chromosome 1, whole genome shotgun sequence includes:
- a CDS encoding hypothetical protein (EggNog:ENOG503P0P0) — translated: MNLRIDTVVTGRRRTAIQLFHLRMYDLAKREFSLRRYSRDSGREVCNSKRKYTEPGAPSRPQSRDHDERPTLKRSMSTAIKNLGGGKPALRRAKSGMAALGRPGTGYSTSDADDEIFHDRSNLSRLSLDHHKAQRPQPTNTIKLEFSNYARVDVHRRGSKNNKRYEFEWWGHKYSWKRHFDKQLNSVSFHLIRDGNSSAPVAHIVPETRSPSQVLADENAGGWVPPCFMWIADETIVDAITDVADVIMSTGLMTLVDDCIKERWQTKKVHHIPVPLIHKTVSFENINPRAIMQSIFGRRHSHSSDRPPSAPSSPLRFANPMPVY